In the genome of Vallitalea okinawensis, the window AATATTATTTATGTCATATAACGTTTCGGATTTGCGACGTTGCTCAACCTTAGAACGAAGGCGTTCATGCCCTGATAAGGGCTAATGTGCCGAGTGTCCCGACGGGCTTAGGTTGAGGGATGTGTGAGGGCATGTCCCAAGGAGCTTTATGGCCCTAGCCCGAACCTTGTGCAAATGTATTGTTATAGGATGTATCCGCCATCTGTTTATTACTCAGATATAATCCATTCTCTACTCTTCATTTGAAACCCTATCTTTTCAGCTAATTTTATTGAGCTTTTATTTGTCTCCTCAACTAAATATATTGGTAAATAATTATGCTCTTTACACCAGTTTATACACGCTTTCACTACCTGTTGTCCAAATCCTTTAGTTCGATACTCTGCTTGAGTAAAAACCACTATATTACATCCACTATTATGAATATCAGAAATAAATGCAGTCGAAGCAATTTTCTCATCATCTACCATAACAAACTGCCTTCTATCATTAAGAATTTCTTTCTTTCTCTCAATATAATCATCTAGGTTATTATGTATCTCAAATCTTATGTTTCGGAGCATATCGATTGTTAAAACA includes:
- a CDS encoding GNAT family N-acetyltransferase; translation: MARFEEYYFGYLGIKNINDIGSSIIIESEYRDKPLNNKYYYPIIFTKLNEKLLCSCSHRYLDICQRYFKGSIESMYNIAKILSEGQSKFRLRVMRRYTVEETNEFYSNADVLTIDMLRNIRFEIHNNLDDYIERKKEILNDRRQFVMVDDEKIASTAFISDIHNSGCNIVVFTQAEYRTKGFGQQVVKACINWCKEHNYLPIYLVEETNKSSIKLAEKIGFQMKSREWIISE